One Rhodopirellula bahusiensis genomic region harbors:
- a CDS encoding SDR family NAD(P)-dependent oxidoreductase, with product MPEPSIPSGIVVTGASSGIGRAIAIRLAAAEQAASRRSRILVHYCRNRDGAESTAEAIREQGQDADIIAADLSNADDVTRLANKAFETLGSIRTWVNNAGLDVLTGAASERSFDEKLQKLLAVDVQGTIALSRLVGNRLKQQTETQASSDPIAPSIVFIGWDQAPHGMEGDAGMMFGPVKAAVMAFSASLAQTLAPHVRVNTVSPGWTQTAWGETTSGYWDDRAKQQSLMNRWGRPEDIAEAVAYLVAPENSFVTGQNINVNGGWNRRFDAPSTTHQSNS from the coding sequence ATGCCTGAACCATCGATCCCTTCCGGAATCGTCGTCACCGGTGCCTCCAGCGGTATCGGCCGGGCGATCGCGATTCGATTGGCGGCAGCCGAGCAGGCCGCATCCAGACGCTCGCGAATTTTGGTTCACTACTGCCGAAATCGCGACGGAGCTGAATCCACCGCCGAAGCGATCCGTGAACAAGGTCAAGACGCCGATATCATCGCGGCGGATCTGTCCAACGCGGACGACGTGACACGTTTGGCGAACAAAGCTTTCGAAACGCTCGGCAGCATACGAACGTGGGTCAACAACGCCGGCTTGGATGTGCTGACCGGTGCCGCCTCCGAACGGTCGTTCGACGAGAAGCTTCAAAAACTGCTCGCCGTCGACGTCCAAGGCACGATCGCACTTTCTCGATTGGTCGGCAATCGACTGAAGCAGCAAACCGAGACACAGGCATCAAGCGATCCCATCGCACCATCCATTGTCTTCATTGGGTGGGACCAGGCTCCGCACGGGATGGAAGGCGATGCGGGCATGATGTTCGGCCCCGTCAAAGCAGCCGTCATGGCGTTCTCGGCATCGCTGGCACAAACGCTGGCACCTCACGTGCGAGTCAACACGGTCTCGCCCGGATGGACGCAAACAGCTTGGGGAGAAACGACGTCAGGTTACTGGGACGATCGCGCGAAGCAGCAATCCTTGATGAATCGATGGGGCCGCCCCGAAGACATCGCCGAAGCGGTTGCTTACTTGGTCGCTCCGGAGAATAGCTTCGTCACCGGTCAAAACATCAACGTCAACGGTGGTTGGAATCGTCGCTTTGACGCTCCGTCAACAACTCATCAATCAAATTCGTGA